From a single Hymenobacter sp. YIM 151500-1 genomic region:
- a CDS encoding AI-2E family transporter translates to MRLPGTQHHLPPTAPKTKPEVKQEPIVQFAFFMVGAVLLVYSLRVLDDILLPLLFSALFTLLLLPLCRWLEQKGVPRVLAITVCLLVLLLIIAGIILAFGSQLTNFKDELPKLQTKLIEFFEQGQRWAHDRFGYQPMSLEELKDSTVNALKKSGGTFLGTTLNTTTATLSNLAQVLIYIFCLLLYRDHLRQFMFRFVNPEKRTAVLHTVDNIQTVVQAYISGLVKVIVIVAVLNAIGLLALGVKFAVFFAIFASVLAIIPYIGIMLGAALPTIVTLVETGSVVQAALVVGVFVIVQFLEGNFITPMITGTSVSINPLAAILALILGAELWGTPGMILSIPLVAVIKVVLDANKTTEPWGFLLGDTAEGEDSTKPGNERPGFVHRLWNRMLGKVAAK, encoded by the coding sequence ATGCGACTTCCCGGTACTCAACATCATCTTCCACCGACTGCCCCCAAAACCAAGCCCGAGGTAAAACAGGAACCCATCGTGCAGTTTGCCTTCTTTATGGTGGGCGCTGTGCTGCTGGTGTATTCCCTGCGCGTCCTCGACGACATTCTGCTGCCGCTGCTGTTTTCGGCCTTGTTTACGCTGCTGCTGCTGCCGCTGTGCCGGTGGCTGGAGCAAAAGGGGGTGCCGCGGGTACTGGCTATTACGGTGTGCTTGCTGGTGTTGCTGCTCATCATTGCGGGCATTATCCTGGCTTTCGGGTCCCAGCTTACCAATTTCAAAGACGAGCTGCCCAAGCTTCAAACCAAGCTGATAGAGTTTTTTGAGCAGGGCCAGCGCTGGGCCCACGACCGGTTTGGCTACCAGCCCATGAGCCTGGAAGAACTGAAGGACTCGACCGTAAATGCCCTGAAAAAGTCGGGCGGCACATTTCTGGGCACTACGCTCAACACCACTACCGCCACGCTGAGCAACCTGGCCCAGGTGCTGATTTACATTTTCTGCTTGCTGCTGTACCGCGACCATTTGCGGCAGTTCATGTTCCGGTTTGTGAACCCTGAAAAGCGCACGGCCGTGCTGCACACCGTGGATAACATTCAGACCGTGGTACAGGCCTATATCTCGGGCTTGGTGAAGGTGATTGTGATTGTGGCCGTGCTCAACGCCATTGGATTGCTGGCCCTGGGTGTCAAGTTTGCGGTGTTCTTCGCCATTTTCGCCTCGGTGCTGGCAATCATTCCCTACATCGGCATTATGCTTGGGGCGGCCCTGCCCACCATTGTTACGCTGGTTGAAACGGGCTCGGTGGTACAGGCCGCGCTGGTGGTGGGCGTGTTTGTGATAGTGCAGTTTCTGGAGGGCAACTTCATTACGCCCATGATTACCGGCACCTCGGTGAGCATCAACCCGCTGGCTGCCATCCTGGCCCTGATTCTGGGGGCCGAGCTGTGGGGGACGCCGGGCATGATTCTGAGCATTCCGCTGGTGGCCGTAATTAAAGTGGTGCTTGACGCTAACAAGACCACCGAGCCCTGGGGTTTTTTGCTGGGCGACACAGCTGAGGGCGAAGACTCCACCAAACCCGGCAACGAGCGGCCGGGCTTTGTGCATCGGTTGTGGAACCGGATGCTGGGCAAAGTAGCGGCCAAATAG
- a CDS encoding DNA gyrase/topoisomerase IV subunit A codes for MSEEKDPQDLNRNDEQAPNLFGAGDSFEFGAEPAGPADADDTTPQLVVSETGELLLAESSADVQAVTEPEPVTEEAEEEPKFAPGEMIHDVATVNGMYQNWFLDYASYVILERAVPAIEDGLKPVQRRILHAMKEMDDGRFNKVANVIGQTMQYHPHGDASIGDAMVNLGQKDLLIETQGNWGDIRTGDGAAAPRYIEARLSKFALDVVFNPDITEWQMSYDGRKREPTTLPVKFPLLLAQGVEGIAVGLSTKIMPHNFRELCKASIDVLRGRDIQLFPDFPTGGLCDVTNYNGGLRGAKIRLRATIEKVDKTMLVIRDIPYGTTTTALMESIVKASEANKIKIKKVVDNTAAEVEIQVHLPAGVSPDLTMDALYAFTDCEISISPNTCVIIDEKPRFVGVEDMLRLSTQKTVRLLERELEIRQEELQEKWHSASLEKIFIENRIYRKIEECETWEDILQTIDAGLRKFVRIDGEKPKANDPRLVLRRAITEDDLTRLTEIRIKRISKYDGFKAEEYIQKLETELAEVADHLANLTRYAIGYFEGLLKKYGAGRERRTQLRTFDVVTAQKVAVANQKLYVNRQDGFVGYGLKKDEFVCDCSDLDDIIAIRRDGTFMVTKIAEKTFVGKDILHVGVYNKNDDRLVYNLVYQDGASGISFAKRFLVTGITRDKTYDLTKGTKGTKVLYLTANPNSESEIVSVQLSDKAPARVKQFDFDFAELAIKGKGSMGNIVTKQPIKKITRKAVGDSTLGGREVFFDVVVGRLNHAGHGRYLGTFDTDDTLLVVYKDGSYEVRLPDLAWHADVPNIVLLRKLEPETVISSAYVEGETKTHYVKRFKIETSTLEKRFTFISETKGSKLLCATCHAEPRIEVKLQRDKKAEKETVQHLLHEFIDVKGWKALGNKLNYFKIHALTLLTDEGPEPERKAVKKKAGPATIPRPAAAGSSTAAPEAPLPELSGPVDISEADIAQAQAVLKTPKSQLKLF; via the coding sequence ATGTCAGAAGAGAAAGACCCCCAGGACCTGAACCGCAACGACGAGCAAGCGCCCAACCTGTTTGGTGCCGGCGACTCCTTTGAGTTCGGGGCCGAGCCGGCCGGCCCAGCCGATGCCGACGACACTACGCCCCAACTCGTGGTGAGCGAAACCGGCGAATTATTGCTGGCCGAATCGTCGGCTGACGTGCAGGCTGTGACCGAGCCGGAGCCGGTAACCGAAGAAGCCGAGGAGGAACCTAAGTTTGCGCCCGGCGAGATGATTCACGACGTGGCCACCGTGAACGGCATGTACCAGAACTGGTTTCTGGACTACGCTTCTTACGTGATTCTGGAGCGGGCCGTGCCGGCTATTGAGGACGGCCTGAAGCCCGTGCAGCGCCGCATCCTGCACGCCATGAAGGAGATGGACGACGGCCGCTTCAACAAAGTAGCCAACGTCATCGGCCAGACCATGCAGTACCATCCCCACGGCGACGCCTCCATCGGCGACGCCATGGTGAACCTGGGCCAGAAAGACCTGCTCATTGAAACCCAGGGCAACTGGGGCGACATCCGCACCGGCGACGGCGCCGCCGCGCCCCGCTATATTGAGGCCCGCCTGAGCAAGTTTGCCCTGGACGTGGTGTTCAACCCCGACATTACGGAGTGGCAGATGAGCTACGACGGCCGCAAGCGGGAGCCGACCACGCTGCCGGTGAAGTTCCCGCTGCTGCTAGCCCAGGGCGTGGAGGGCATTGCCGTGGGCCTGAGCACCAAAATTATGCCCCACAACTTCCGGGAGCTGTGCAAGGCCAGCATCGACGTGCTACGGGGCCGCGACATCCAGCTGTTCCCGGACTTCCCCACGGGCGGACTCTGCGACGTGACCAACTACAACGGCGGCCTGCGCGGGGCTAAAATCCGCTTGCGCGCCACCATCGAGAAGGTCGACAAAACGATGCTCGTCATCCGCGACATTCCCTACGGCACCACCACCACGGCGCTGATGGAAAGCATTGTGAAGGCCTCAGAGGCCAACAAAATCAAGATCAAGAAGGTGGTGGACAACACGGCGGCCGAGGTGGAAATCCAGGTGCACCTGCCGGCCGGGGTTTCCCCGGACCTCACCATGGACGCCCTCTACGCCTTCACCGATTGCGAAATCAGCATTTCGCCCAACACTTGCGTCATCATCGACGAGAAGCCGCGCTTTGTGGGAGTGGAGGATATGCTGCGCCTGAGCACCCAGAAAACGGTGCGCCTGCTGGAGCGGGAGCTGGAAATCCGCCAGGAGGAGCTGCAGGAGAAGTGGCATTCGGCTTCGCTGGAAAAAATCTTTATCGAAAACCGCATCTACCGCAAAATCGAGGAGTGCGAAACCTGGGAAGACATTCTCCAGACCATTGACGCCGGCTTGCGCAAGTTCGTGCGCATCGACGGCGAAAAGCCCAAGGCCAACGACCCGCGCTTGGTGCTGCGCCGCGCCATTACCGAGGACGACCTGACGCGCCTGACCGAAATCCGCATCAAGCGCATCAGCAAGTACGACGGCTTCAAGGCCGAGGAATACATCCAGAAGCTGGAAACTGAGCTGGCCGAGGTGGCCGACCACCTGGCCAACCTCACCCGCTACGCCATCGGCTACTTCGAGGGCCTGCTGAAAAAATACGGCGCCGGCCGGGAGCGACGCACTCAGCTGCGCACCTTCGACGTGGTAACGGCCCAGAAAGTAGCCGTGGCCAACCAGAAGCTCTACGTGAACCGCCAGGACGGTTTCGTGGGCTACGGGCTGAAGAAAGACGAGTTTGTGTGCGACTGCTCGGACCTGGACGACATCATTGCCATCCGCCGCGACGGCACGTTCATGGTGACCAAGATTGCCGAGAAAACCTTCGTGGGCAAGGACATCCTGCACGTGGGCGTCTACAACAAAAACGACGACCGGCTGGTGTACAACCTGGTGTACCAGGACGGGGCTTCGGGCATCTCCTTTGCCAAGCGTTTTCTCGTGACGGGCATCACCCGCGACAAAACCTACGACCTGACCAAAGGCACCAAGGGCACCAAGGTGCTCTATCTCACGGCCAACCCCAACTCGGAGTCGGAGATTGTAAGCGTGCAACTTTCGGACAAGGCCCCGGCGCGGGTCAAGCAGTTCGACTTTGATTTTGCCGAGCTGGCCATCAAAGGCAAGGGCTCCATGGGCAACATCGTGACCAAGCAGCCCATCAAGAAAATCACCCGCAAAGCCGTGGGCGACTCGACGCTGGGCGGCCGGGAGGTGTTTTTCGACGTGGTGGTGGGCCGCCTCAACCACGCCGGCCACGGCCGCTACCTGGGCACCTTCGACACCGACGACACTTTGCTGGTGGTGTACAAAGACGGCTCCTACGAGGTGCGGCTGCCGGACCTGGCCTGGCACGCCGACGTGCCCAACATTGTGCTGCTGCGCAAGCTGGAGCCCGAAACGGTCATCAGCAGCGCCTACGTGGAGGGCGAAACCAAGACGCACTACGTCAAGCGGTTCAAAATCGAAACCAGCACCCTGGAAAAGCGCTTCACCTTCATTTCGGAAACCAAGGGCTCGAAGCTGCTGTGCGCCACCTGCCACGCCGAGCCCCGGATTGAGGTGAAGCTGCAGCGCGACAAAAAAGCCGAGAAAGAAACCGTGCAGCACCTGCTCCACGAGTTCATCGACGTGAAAGGCTGGAAAGCCCTGGGCAACAAACTCAACTACTTCAAAATCCACGCCCTCACCCTGCTCACCGACGAAGGCCCCGAGCCGGAGCGCAAAGCCGTAAAGAAAAAGGCCGGTCCGGCCACCATTCCGCGTCCGGCCGCTGCTGGCAGCAGCACCGCAGCTCCCGAAGCGCCCCTGCCGGAGCTGAGCGGCCCGGTGGATATTTCGGAAGCCGACATTGCCCAGGCCCAGGCCGTGCTCAAGACGCCGAAGTCCCAGCTGAAGCTGTTTTAA
- a CDS encoding ferritin-like domain-containing protein, which yields MAAISGDTARAYNDLVEINKTAAKGYQEAAEGISSPDLKSKLSQLSQQRAQFASELSQHARQYGINAEDGTTVEGLVADAAAAVHRGWINIKSAITGQDDSAILGECETGDAVALQSYETALKSAELPAEARNVLQKQHGEILQAKNWITQQKGAR from the coding sequence ATGGCAGCTATTTCCGGCGACACCGCCCGCGCGTACAACGACCTCGTAGAAATCAACAAAACGGCCGCTAAAGGCTATCAGGAAGCGGCTGAAGGCATCAGCAGCCCCGACCTCAAATCGAAGCTCAGCCAGCTGAGCCAGCAGCGCGCCCAGTTTGCTTCGGAACTCAGCCAGCACGCACGGCAGTACGGCATCAATGCCGAAGACGGTACCACGGTAGAAGGCCTGGTGGCCGACGCCGCTGCCGCCGTACACCGCGGCTGGATCAACATCAAATCGGCCATTACGGGCCAAGACGACTCGGCCATCCTGGGCGAGTGCGAAACCGGCGACGCCGTAGCCTTGCAGTCGTACGAAACGGCGCTGAAGTCGGCAGAGCTGCCGGCTGAGGCTCGCAACGTACTGCAAAAGCAGCACGGCGAAATTCTGCAAGCCAAAAACTGGATTACGCAGCAAAAAGGTGCCCGCTAA
- a CDS encoding tetratricopeptide repeat protein produces MRLCICLFVLGLLAGLGAFPAQAQLHKAKPAPKPAVEAPPSSEVDRLLRQAQELQARYKESEALATYEEVLGRTPATYEALWQAAVLSVRIGARYTDETRKAAYFAAAHLYANRALVVRPDGAEGHYAEALSLANQATLLSARGRLLAYREMKPHVQAAVAARPTWADAWQLLGRWHYRVDHYNLLERVFSRVLLGGTPSGASTRQALEALGRAHELAPQRIQFAYDLARVHLNQGQRRQAISVLQEAVTMEPVTADELELSRRCRRLLEQQNRHLRRQIARRVKTL; encoded by the coding sequence ATGAGGTTGTGCATTTGTCTGTTTGTCCTGGGGCTGCTGGCGGGGCTGGGTGCTTTTCCGGCTCAGGCCCAGCTGCACAAGGCCAAGCCTGCGCCCAAGCCCGCCGTGGAAGCGCCTCCTTCCAGCGAAGTGGATAGGCTGCTGCGGCAGGCCCAGGAGCTGCAAGCCCGGTACAAAGAGTCGGAAGCTCTGGCCACGTATGAGGAAGTGCTGGGCCGGACTCCGGCCACGTACGAGGCGCTATGGCAGGCGGCCGTGCTTAGTGTCCGCATCGGGGCCCGCTACACCGACGAAACCCGCAAAGCTGCCTACTTCGCGGCGGCCCACCTCTACGCCAACCGCGCCCTGGTGGTGCGTCCCGACGGCGCCGAAGGGCACTACGCCGAAGCCCTGTCCCTGGCCAACCAAGCCACCCTGCTGTCGGCGCGGGGGCGGCTGCTGGCCTACCGCGAAATGAAGCCCCACGTGCAGGCCGCCGTGGCCGCCCGCCCCACCTGGGCCGACGCCTGGCAGCTGCTGGGCCGCTGGCACTACCGCGTCGACCACTACAACTTGCTGGAACGGGTGTTCAGCCGGGTGCTTCTGGGCGGTACGCCCAGCGGGGCCAGCACCCGCCAAGCCCTGGAAGCCCTGGGCCGGGCCCACGAACTGGCGCCCCAGCGCATTCAGTTTGCCTACGACCTGGCCCGCGTCCACCTCAACCAGGGCCAGCGCCGCCAGGCCATTAGTGTGCTCCAGGAAGCCGTGACCATGGAGCCCGTTACGGCCGATGAGCTGGAGCTGAGCCGCCGCTGCCGCCGCTTGCTGGAGCAGCAGAACCGCCACCTGCGCCGCCAGATTGCCCGCCGCGTCAAAACGCTGTAG
- a CDS encoding PIN domain-containing protein: protein MRRVFVETNFLLELAFQQEQASFCEKILQAAEQHVIRLIAPVYGLSEVFNRLRTAKQGRDELVAAIQEEIKQHQREAGADADDMETLGRLLRGVLLARTATQTERLFQVVERFTRSATMISITPEIVVAGQRAFVENSLSLHDALVLASVQQQLLNEPEQEECLFVSRDEKAFKATRLVQELRVQRCRYKQL, encoded by the coding sequence ATGAGACGGGTCTTTGTAGAAACCAATTTTTTGCTGGAGTTGGCCTTTCAACAAGAACAAGCATCGTTTTGCGAGAAAATACTGCAAGCTGCCGAGCAGCATGTCATCCGCCTAATAGCTCCTGTTTATGGGCTGTCTGAAGTATTTAACAGGCTGCGGACCGCAAAGCAGGGACGGGATGAGTTGGTGGCTGCTATTCAGGAAGAAATAAAACAGCATCAACGCGAAGCCGGAGCCGATGCCGACGATATGGAAACACTCGGACGGTTGTTGCGGGGCGTGCTGCTAGCGCGCACGGCAACCCAAACCGAACGGCTGTTTCAGGTTGTGGAACGGTTTACCCGTTCAGCTACCATGATTTCCATAACTCCCGAAATCGTAGTGGCCGGACAACGGGCTTTCGTTGAAAACAGCTTGAGCCTGCACGACGCGCTGGTGCTGGCAAGCGTGCAGCAGCAATTGCTGAACGAGCCAGAGCAGGAAGAATGCCTGTTTGTATCGCGCGATGAAAAGGCGTTCAAAGCGACTCGCTTGGTGCAGGAGCTGCGGGTGCAGCGTTGTCGATATAAACAGCTTTGA
- a CDS encoding tetratricopeptide repeat protein produces the protein MLTTMPPVAARLLLVLAAGLAAGCAEVPVEQPARMVNLRTVQSGPAIQAQELDGAIARQPQNASLYARRAAFRLDAGQVGPALQDINQALDLDDAPGEFYFTKARALRAQGQLPEALAAAAEAARRGFSSPDLNLLVGEMHLARREYQPALDQLDRALQQEPDHTAALFYKGMAFVGLRDTVQALDYLRASLARDPRQPETLHQLAFLLNAFRQPAEAAMYAAQGLKLAPDYGPLWYDYGRQFELQNQPDSAARSYARVVQLDTTFYRADYRLGLVAFKARQYAQAVPYLQRALRRAPRLAGARQMLAESLESLGRYQEATDQYRLLVLENPGNRHWTYKVWKVGNRAKGIIVDERPRQAVELIEPISVQRSGL, from the coding sequence ATGCTGACCACGATGCCTCCTGTTGCTGCTCGTCTGCTCTTGGTGCTGGCCGCCGGCCTGGCGGCGGGCTGCGCCGAAGTGCCCGTGGAGCAGCCGGCCCGCATGGTGAATTTGCGCACCGTGCAAAGTGGGCCGGCCATTCAGGCCCAGGAGCTGGACGGCGCCATTGCCCGCCAACCCCAGAATGCGTCGCTGTACGCCCGGCGGGCCGCGTTTCGCCTCGATGCCGGCCAGGTAGGCCCGGCCCTGCAAGACATCAACCAGGCCCTGGACCTCGACGACGCCCCCGGCGAGTTTTACTTCACCAAAGCCCGCGCCCTGCGGGCACAAGGCCAGCTCCCGGAAGCCCTGGCCGCCGCAGCCGAAGCCGCCCGCCGCGGCTTTTCCTCCCCCGACCTCAACCTGCTGGTAGGGGAGATGCACCTGGCCCGGCGCGAGTACCAGCCGGCCCTCGACCAGCTCGACCGGGCCTTGCAGCAGGAGCCCGACCACACGGCGGCGCTGTTCTACAAAGGCATGGCCTTCGTGGGGCTGCGCGACACGGTGCAGGCTCTCGACTACCTGCGGGCCAGCCTGGCCCGCGACCCACGCCAGCCCGAAACCCTGCACCAGCTGGCGTTTCTGCTGAACGCGTTTCGGCAGCCGGCCGAAGCCGCCATGTATGCCGCCCAAGGCCTGAAGCTGGCTCCCGACTACGGCCCGCTGTGGTACGACTACGGCCGGCAGTTCGAGCTGCAAAACCAACCCGACAGCGCCGCCCGCAGCTACGCCCGCGTGGTGCAGCTCGATACCACCTTCTACCGCGCCGACTACCGCCTGGGCTTGGTGGCCTTCAAAGCCCGGCAGTACGCCCAGGCCGTGCCCTACCTCCAGCGGGCTCTGCGCCGCGCCCCACGCCTGGCCGGCGCCCGCCAAATGCTGGCCGAAAGTCTCGAAAGCCTCGGCCGTTACCAGGAAGCCACCGACCAGTACCGCCTGCTGGTGCTGGAAAACCCCGGCAACCGTCACTGGACCTACAAAGTCTGGAAAGTGGGCAACCGCGCCAAGGGCATTATCGTGGATGAGCGTCCCCGCCAAGCCGTAGAGCTCATCGAGCCCATCAGTGTGCAGCGTTCTGGGTTGTGA
- a CDS encoding DNA topoisomerase IV subunit B has translation MAEEQVPAATHGYTEDSIRSLDWREHIRLRPGMYIGKLGDGSSYDDGIYVLVKEVIDNSIDEHVMGHGRTIEVKISDHRVQVRDYGRGIPLGKVVDVVSKINTGGKYDSKVFQKSVGLNGVGTKAVNALSNYFLVQSVRDGVVKSAEFAQGKLVQDPKPQKTSQRNGTLITFQPDDTIFRNYRFIPEYLENQIWNYVYLNAGLTINFNGQKYYSENGLLDLLARKADPESLRYPIIHLKGPDIELALTHGNDYGEEYYSFVNGQYTTQGGTHLAAFREAVVKTVREFYKKEYDAADVRGSIIGAISVRVQEPVFESQTKTKLGSINMGPDGPTVRGFILDFVKEHLDNFLHKNPETAEALKKRIEQNERERKDMAGVKKLANQRAKKANLHNRKLRDCRLHLGETKDAEKELLTTLFITEGDSASGSITKSRNVETEAVFSLRGKPLNCFGLKKKIVYENEELNLLQHALNIEEGIENLRYNRVVIATDADVDGMHIRLLLLTFFLQFFPDLVRNGHVFILETPLFRVRNKKTTIYCYNEQEKQAAMRQLGRNPEVTRFKGLGEISPDEFGRFIGDNIKLEPVILQSDRSIQQVLNYYMGKNTPARQEFIIENLRLEKDLVTSDVLPVSEVVEAEAV, from the coding sequence ATGGCTGAAGAACAAGTACCTGCCGCCACCCACGGCTACACCGAAGACAGTATCCGTTCCCTGGACTGGCGTGAGCATATCCGCCTGCGGCCGGGCATGTACATCGGCAAGCTCGGGGACGGCTCCAGCTACGACGACGGCATTTACGTGCTGGTCAAAGAAGTTATCGACAACTCCATTGACGAGCACGTGATGGGGCACGGCCGCACCATCGAAGTGAAAATCTCGGACCACCGCGTGCAGGTGCGCGACTACGGCCGCGGTATTCCGCTGGGCAAGGTGGTGGACGTGGTAAGCAAAATCAACACCGGCGGCAAGTACGACAGCAAGGTGTTCCAGAAGTCTGTGGGCTTGAACGGCGTGGGCACCAAGGCGGTTAACGCCCTGAGCAATTATTTTCTGGTGCAGAGCGTGCGCGACGGCGTGGTGAAGTCGGCCGAGTTTGCTCAAGGCAAGCTCGTGCAGGACCCTAAACCCCAGAAGACCAGCCAGCGCAACGGCACGCTGATTACCTTCCAGCCCGACGACACGATTTTCCGCAACTACCGCTTTATCCCGGAGTACCTGGAAAACCAGATCTGGAACTACGTTTACCTGAACGCCGGGCTGACCATCAACTTCAACGGCCAGAAGTACTACTCCGAAAACGGCCTGCTGGACCTGCTGGCCCGCAAAGCCGACCCGGAGAGCCTGCGCTACCCCATCATCCACCTCAAAGGCCCCGACATCGAACTGGCCCTCACCCACGGCAACGACTACGGCGAGGAGTACTACTCCTTCGTGAACGGGCAGTACACCACCCAAGGTGGCACCCACCTGGCCGCCTTCCGCGAGGCCGTGGTAAAAACCGTGCGCGAGTTCTACAAGAAGGAGTATGACGCCGCCGACGTGCGCGGGTCCATCATCGGGGCCATTTCGGTGCGGGTGCAGGAGCCGGTGTTTGAGAGCCAGACGAAAACGAAGCTGGGCAGCATCAACATGGGTCCCGATGGCCCCACCGTGCGCGGCTTTATTCTGGATTTCGTCAAAGAGCACCTCGACAATTTCCTCCACAAGAATCCCGAAACGGCCGAAGCTCTGAAAAAGCGCATCGAGCAGAACGAGCGGGAACGGAAGGACATGGCCGGGGTGAAGAAGCTGGCCAACCAGCGGGCCAAAAAGGCCAACCTGCACAACCGCAAGCTCCGCGACTGCCGCCTCCACTTGGGCGAAACCAAAGACGCCGAAAAAGAGCTGCTTACCACCCTGTTCATCACCGAGGGTGACTCGGCCTCGGGCTCCATCACCAAGAGCCGCAATGTGGAGACAGAGGCCGTGTTCAGTTTGCGCGGCAAGCCCCTGAACTGCTTCGGGCTGAAGAAAAAAATCGTGTACGAGAACGAGGAACTGAACCTCTTGCAGCATGCCCTCAACATCGAGGAAGGCATTGAGAACCTGCGCTACAACCGCGTCGTCATTGCCACCGACGCCGACGTGGACGGCATGCACATCCGCCTGCTGCTGCTGACCTTCTTTCTGCAATTCTTCCCTGATTTGGTGCGCAACGGCCACGTGTTCATCCTGGAAACCCCGCTGTTCCGCGTCCGCAACAAGAAAACCACCATCTACTGCTACAACGAGCAGGAGAAACAGGCCGCCATGCGCCAGCTCGGCCGCAACCCCGAAGTTACCCGCTTCAAAGGCCTGGGCGAAATCAGCCCCGACGAGTTCGGCCGCTTCATCGGCGACAACATCAAGCTGGAGCCCGTGATTTTGCAGTCGGACCGCTCCATCCAGCAGGTGCTCAACTACTACATGGGCAAGAACACCCCCGCCCGCCAGGAATTCATCATCGAAAACCTGCGTTTGGAGAAGGATTTAGTGACATCCGACGTGCTGCCCGTAAGCGAGGTAGTGGAGGCGGAGGCGGTGTAA
- a CDS encoding exonuclease domain-containing protein, whose protein sequence is MYAIVDLETTGGQPTQDRITEIAIYIHDGEKVVDEFSTLLNPGRPIPFFITQLTGITDDMVREAPKFHEVARKIVELTEGCVFVAHNVRFDYSFLKKEFADLGYNYSRKTLCTVRLSRSLLPGQPSYSLGKLCQNIGIPLHDRHRAAGDAAATAILFGRLLGISQQAEDLAAPGRSPAETLAAVDATAPAGRRPGAAVGEKLPSARKIKAVQEAIRTALLPPNITPEKMATLPQEAGVYYFHNEQGEVIYVGKSINIYKRIQQHFAVDYKSRKSIEFKNSIADITWELTGSELVALLYESHEIKRLKPLYNRAQRRSVFPAGIFLRTDEQGYKHLYYGRADDHAQSHPLIALGNQYKAKGFLFHKVAKFNLCQKLCDLYKTNGSCFDYQVHRCKGACVGLEPPEEYNLRVEAAIESFTYEHGSFVVIGPGRHATENSVVVVENGRYLGFGYVDESFSARRLGDFREVITRYNDNKDVQQIIRQYLRTKHKDKVKVFQ, encoded by the coding sequence TTGTACGCCATCGTCGACCTTGAAACGACCGGGGGCCAGCCCACCCAGGACCGCATCACCGAAATAGCCATCTACATTCACGACGGCGAAAAGGTGGTGGATGAGTTCAGCACGCTGCTCAACCCCGGCCGACCGATTCCCTTCTTTATCACCCAGCTCACGGGCATCACCGACGACATGGTGCGCGAGGCACCCAAGTTTCATGAGGTGGCCCGCAAGATTGTGGAACTGACGGAGGGCTGCGTGTTTGTGGCGCACAACGTCCGGTTTGACTATTCTTTTCTGAAAAAGGAGTTTGCCGACCTGGGCTACAACTACTCGCGCAAAACCTTGTGCACCGTGCGCCTGAGCCGCTCTTTGCTGCCGGGCCAGCCCAGCTACAGCCTGGGCAAGCTGTGCCAGAACATCGGCATTCCGCTGCACGACCGGCACCGCGCCGCCGGCGACGCTGCCGCCACGGCCATTCTGTTTGGGCGCTTGCTGGGCATCAGCCAGCAGGCTGAGGACCTGGCTGCCCCCGGCCGCAGCCCGGCCGAAACTCTGGCCGCCGTGGATGCTACGGCGCCGGCCGGCCGGCGGCCCGGCGCGGCGGTTGGGGAAAAGCTGCCCTCGGCGCGCAAGATTAAGGCCGTGCAGGAGGCCATCCGGACGGCCCTGCTGCCGCCCAACATCACGCCCGAAAAGATGGCCACGCTGCCCCAGGAAGCCGGCGTGTACTACTTCCACAACGAGCAGGGCGAGGTTATCTACGTCGGCAAGAGCATCAACATCTACAAGCGTATTCAGCAGCATTTCGCCGTCGATTACAAGTCCCGCAAGAGCATCGAGTTCAAGAACTCCATTGCCGATATCACCTGGGAGCTAACCGGCTCCGAGCTGGTGGCTTTGCTCTACGAGTCGCACGAAATCAAGCGGCTGAAACCTTTGTACAACCGGGCCCAGCGCCGCTCGGTGTTTCCAGCGGGCATCTTCCTGCGCACCGACGAGCAAGGCTACAAGCACCTCTACTACGGCCGCGCCGACGACCACGCCCAGTCGCACCCGCTGATTGCGCTGGGCAACCAGTACAAGGCCAAGGGCTTCCTGTTTCATAAGGTGGCCAAGTTCAACCTCTGCCAGAAGCTGTGCGACCTGTACAAAACCAACGGCTCCTGCTTCGACTACCAGGTGCACCGCTGCAAGGGCGCCTGCGTGGGCCTGGAGCCGCCCGAGGAGTATAATCTGCGGGTGGAGGCGGCCATTGAGTCGTTTACCTATGAGCACGGCTCGTTTGTGGTCATCGGGCCGGGCCGACACGCCACCGAAAATAGCGTGGTAGTAGTGGAAAACGGCCGCTACCTGGGCTTCGGCTACGTGGACGAGTCCTTTTCGGCCCGCCGCCTGGGCGACTTCCGCGAGGTTATTACCCGCTACAACGACAACAAAGATGTGCAGCAGATTATCCGGCAGTACCTGCGCACCAAGCACAAGGATAAAGTGAAGGTGTTTCAATAG